A window from Vulcanimicrobium alpinum encodes these proteins:
- a CDS encoding IS3 family transposase — protein sequence MSAALELAHEIPQRALCTAAGISRSTLRRRLNGTPERLPSVISRRRSRRALSEHEQAEVLAVLHGERFADRAPATIHATLLDEGIYLCSVSTMYRLLRANAEVRERRRIARHPEYRKPELVATGPRQVFSWDITKLRGPHPGEWFSLLVMLDIFSRFVVGWMLVHRANAELARHFIAQTLEREGIQPGHAIVHADRGAEMTAQPVCALMDKLGVVRSHSRPHVSDDNPFSESQFRTLKYHPEFPDRFGSFEHGHDFVGEFMTWYNNEHRHSGIAMLTPAMVHHGQADRVLAARHDVMLAAYRAKPERFIGGSPKRIVLPPAVWINPPAHDGVAV from the coding sequence ATGAGTGCGGCGCTGGAACTTGCCCACGAGATTCCGCAGCGCGCGTTGTGCACTGCAGCGGGCATCAGCCGCTCGACGCTGCGGCGCCGCCTAAACGGCACGCCGGAACGACTTCCGTCCGTGATCTCGCGCCGGCGCTCGAGAAGAGCACTGAGCGAACACGAGCAAGCTGAGGTGCTCGCGGTGCTGCATGGCGAGCGGTTTGCCGATCGCGCGCCGGCGACGATCCACGCGACCTTGCTGGACGAAGGTATCTACCTGTGCTCGGTGAGCACGATGTACCGCCTGCTGCGAGCAAACGCGGAGGTGCGCGAACGTCGCCGTATTGCACGTCATCCGGAGTACCGTAAGCCCGAACTGGTGGCCACCGGTCCGCGTCAAGTTTTCTCGTGGGATATCACGAAGCTGCGCGGCCCGCACCCGGGTGAGTGGTTCTCGCTGCTGGTGATGCTCGACATCTTCAGCCGGTTTGTCGTCGGCTGGATGCTCGTGCATCGGGCCAACGCCGAACTCGCACGGCACTTCATCGCGCAGACGCTGGAACGTGAAGGCATCCAGCCCGGGCACGCGATCGTTCACGCCGATCGCGGCGCGGAGATGACGGCGCAACCCGTGTGCGCCCTGATGGACAAGCTCGGCGTCGTACGTTCGCACAGCCGTCCGCACGTTAGCGACGATAACCCCTTCTCGGAGTCCCAGTTCCGCACGCTGAAGTACCATCCCGAATTCCCCGATCGATTTGGGTCGTTTGAGCACGGGCACGATTTCGTTGGTGAGTTCATGACCTGGTACAACAACGAGCACCGGCACTCCGGAATCGCGATGCTGACGCCGGCAATGGTGCATCACGGCCAGGCGGACCGCGTGCTCGCCGCCAGACACGACGTGATGCTCGCGGCTTACCGCGCCAAACCGGAACGATTCATCGGCGGATCGCCAAAGCGGATCGTGTTACCGCCCGCGGTGTGGATAAATCCGCCCGCTCACGACGGGGTCGCCGTGTAG
- a CDS encoding transposase has product MQSSNGTVSTEIKATSSPQKPQRRRFSAAEKLRIVREADARPAGTIGAFLRREGIYSSQLYAWRRQRDQGDLDPGAVRQRAKAKMQADEVAQRLKELERENRKLRRQLARAELINDIQKKFAGLLGVDLESPETNENAE; this is encoded by the coding sequence ATGCAGTCCTCGAACGGAACCGTTTCAACGGAAATCAAGGCAACCAGTTCACCCCAAAAACCTCAGCGACGTCGGTTCTCCGCCGCCGAGAAGCTGCGCATCGTGCGCGAGGCTGATGCGCGTCCAGCCGGCACGATCGGAGCGTTTCTCCGGCGCGAAGGTATTTACTCATCGCAGCTCTATGCCTGGCGAAGGCAGCGCGATCAAGGCGACCTCGATCCAGGTGCGGTGCGCCAACGTGCAAAAGCCAAAATGCAAGCCGACGAGGTTGCGCAGCGGCTCAAAGAACTCGAGCGGGAAAACCGGAAACTCCGTCGCCAGTTGGCGCGCGCCGAGCTCATAAACGATATCCAAAAAAAATTTGCGGGGCTCCTGGGCGTCGATCTGGAGAGCCCCGAGACGAACGAGAACGCAGAATGA
- a CDS encoding ISL3 family transposase — protein MRDTEFIRGLLRVEDPWDVTESKLDLERNRVDVRLEWQGAGRCPKCDRECPKHDHRERVWRDLDLAGDQLFLHASVPRIDCPEHGVTTVAIPWSSGRTEFTSRFERLAIALLLEMSVAAVARRLGISWEQVDSIMLRAVERGKQRRLPRLVRHLGIDEKAVKKRHRYFTIVSDLDRGEVLWVGRGRKRESIDAFYDGLSHEQLHAIEGIAMDMWQPYFESTVAHVPDAARKIVFDKYHITAYLTKAVDLTRRAMMRDKTLDRTALKGTKYSWLRSFANLDRDERRDLSALRSQYKRLGRAWSMKEHFTEFWRYRRESAARRFFADWYRWATHSQLPEMISVARTLKRHFANIITYIRKPITNAAAESLNSKIQMIKFRARGYRNEGRFAAAILFHCGGLDLLPAHPKS, from the coding sequence ATGCGAGACACCGAATTCATCCGCGGGTTGCTGCGCGTCGAAGATCCTTGGGACGTGACCGAATCAAAGCTCGATCTCGAGCGAAATCGGGTCGATGTTCGGCTTGAATGGCAAGGCGCGGGTCGCTGTCCAAAATGCGATCGGGAGTGCCCCAAGCACGATCATCGCGAGCGCGTCTGGCGTGACCTCGATCTGGCCGGCGACCAACTTTTCTTGCACGCCTCCGTACCCCGGATCGATTGTCCCGAGCACGGCGTCACGACCGTTGCGATTCCCTGGTCAAGCGGTCGCACCGAGTTTACGTCGCGCTTCGAGCGTTTGGCGATCGCCCTCCTACTCGAGATGTCCGTCGCGGCGGTCGCGCGTCGCTTGGGCATCAGCTGGGAGCAAGTCGATTCCATTATGCTCCGGGCGGTCGAGCGCGGTAAGCAGCGGCGACTGCCACGTCTTGTGCGGCATCTCGGCATCGACGAGAAGGCCGTCAAAAAGCGGCATCGGTACTTCACGATCGTGTCCGACTTGGACCGCGGCGAGGTCCTGTGGGTCGGTCGCGGTCGCAAGCGCGAATCGATTGACGCTTTCTACGACGGCCTTTCGCACGAACAACTTCATGCCATTGAGGGCATCGCGATGGATATGTGGCAGCCGTACTTCGAGTCGACCGTAGCACACGTGCCCGATGCGGCACGGAAGATCGTCTTCGATAAGTACCACATCACGGCATATCTCACCAAAGCCGTCGATCTCACTCGTCGAGCGATGATGCGTGACAAGACGCTCGACCGAACGGCATTGAAAGGGACTAAGTATTCCTGGTTGCGCTCGTTTGCGAATCTCGACCGCGACGAACGACGTGATCTGAGCGCCTTGCGGAGCCAGTACAAACGCCTTGGCCGCGCGTGGTCGATGAAGGAGCACTTTACGGAGTTCTGGCGATATCGGCGTGAGTCCGCAGCGCGTCGTTTCTTTGCCGATTGGTACCGGTGGGCGACGCACTCTCAATTGCCCGAAATGATCAGCGTCGCGCGCACGCTCAAACGTCACTTTGCGAACATCATCACGTACATTCGCAAGCCGATCACCAATGCGGCAGCCGAGAGCCTCAACAGCAAGATCCAAATGATCAAATTCCGCGCGCGCGGCTATCGCAATGAGGGCCGATTTGCAGCGGCGATTCTATTCCACTGTGGTGGGCTCGACCTCTTGCCCGCCCACCCGAAGTCCTGA